ACCGAGCGCGGCGTTCTTCGCGTCGACGGCGGCCTGGTCGGCGCCCTGGCCGAGCAGCGTACGGCCGACGTCGGTGTCCGGGATGGACAGCAGCAGGTAGGAGAGGAAGGAGATGACGAGGAGGAGCAGGGCTCCCGCCGCGATCCTGCGGGCGATGAAGTTCAGCATGGCACTCGGTATCTGTCGGGCGCTTCAGGAGAGGCCGTCGTGGTCTCAGCCGGCGGGGGCGTAGTTGTAGATCGACGGGACGGCCATGCCGGACTGCGGGGTGATCTGCACCGTGCCGTCGGAGACGTGCAGGTACGTCATCCGGTAGAAGGGCACGAACCAGCCCTCCTCGACCAGGTGCCGGTTCAGCTGCCGGGCGGCTTCCTTCTGCTTCTCGCCGCCGCTCTGGATCTGCGGCAGGAGCTTGCCGACCGTCGCGTCGGTGGTGCCGAACATGTTGAACGTGCCCGGGGTGACCAGTTCGTTGACGACGATCCAGTCGTCGGCGGCCTGGCCCATGTTCATGACCATGCCGGGGTAGGCGCGGTCGGTGAAGATCTTGCGGAGCGCGGTGGAGCCGTCCAGCTCCTCCCACTTCAGCGTGATGCCGACGGCCTTGAGGTCGGTGGAGAGGGAGGAGGCGAGGGCGTCGTTGACGATCGCGCTCATCCGGGGCAGCTTGAGGGTGAACCCCTTGGCGTACCCGGCGGACTTCAGCAGGGACTTGGCCTTGGCCGGGTCGTGGGCGTAGTACGTGTCCAGCGCCTTGTCGTAGCCCGCGGTGTCCGGGCCGAAGACCTGGCCGGTGGCGGCGCCGCGGTTCTGCCGGATGGTGGCGAGCATGGTCTTCCGGTCGACCGCGAGGTTGAGCGCCTGGCGCACGCGGGCGTCCTTGAGCGCCGGAGTGATGGCGCCACCCCGGTCGAAGAGCAGCAGGCCCTGGAAGTCGAACTCCTGCTCCGTCGTCTTCACCCGGGGGTCGGACTCGATGCTGATCTGCTGGTCGGCGTTCTGGAGCAGCGCGGCGTTCACCTGGCCGGTCCGCAGGCCGTTGACGATCGCCGTCTCGTTGTCGAAGAAGCTGATCGCCAGCTCCTTGTACGGGAGTTCCTCGCCCCAGTAGTCGGCGTTGCGCTCGTAGACCCACTTGGTGCCGATGGTCGTCTTCGCCTTGGCCAGGCGGTACGGGCCGGTGCCGTCCGGGGTCGTCTTGAGGGCGTCGCCCTTGGCGAAGGCCGCGGGGTTGGCCATCAGCCCGGCGGCGTCGCTCAGGTAGAAGAGCATCGCGGGGTCGGGCTGGGCGAGCTTCAGCGTGACGTGCGTGGCGTCGGTGACCTCGACGGACCTGAGGTCCTTGAGCCACTTGGCCGCCGCGCCGCCGCCCTTCTTGAAGCGCTCCAGGTTGGCCTTGACGGCGGCGCCGTCGAAGGCGGTGCCGTCGGCGAACTTCACGTCATCACGCAGGGTGAGGGTGAGGGCGGTCCTGGTGCCGTCGTACGTCCACTCGGTGGCGAGCATCGGGCTGAATTCGCCGCCGGCCTCGCGCTTGACCAGGGTGTCGTAGACGGCCTGGAAGAAGGGCAGGGCGCTGCCGACCGCCTGGGAGGGGTCGAGGCTCTGCGGGGAGGTCAGCGTGGCGAGGTTCAGCTGCGCTCCGGCGCTGCCCTGCGGGCCGCTGTCCGCGCAGCCGGCGAGGGTGAGGACGGCCGCCAGGCAACCGGCCAGGGCCGCGTTTCGGGTGGTTCTGCTCATGGGTTCGCTCCGTCTGGAGAGCCCGGGAAGGACGTCCCGGGGTGGAGTGGCGGTGAGCCTACCTGCGGAATTAACCACTTGGTAGGTTTTTGGGCGGGAAATTAACCAGCTGGTAAGTTCTGTGGGGTGGAATCAGGGGTAACGGGCGGCGACGCCGTGTCCGACGAGCGCAGGGGGCCGCCGCGATGAGCACAGGGGCCGGGCGCGTCCCGTACGGGCCGGGGCCGAGGGGGCCCGGCCGTCGAAGGGGGAGCGCACCCGCGCCCGCATCCTCGACGCGGCGGCCGAGTTGTTCTCGCGTTCCGGTTTCAACGCGGTCTCGCTGCGCGACATCGCCGCCCACGCGGGACTCACCCATGCCGGGCTGCTGCACCACTTCCCGGGCAAGGACCGCCTGCTCCTGGAAGTCCTGGAGCGGCGCGACCTGATCGACGCCCGCGAACTCTTCCCCGGCCTGCTGCGGCCGGGTTCGCCAGCGCCGGAACCGGCCCGCCGGCTGCGGCTGCTGCTGGAGCTGGTGGCGCGCAACAGCCGGACGCCGGGCCTGGTCGCCCTCTACGCGAAGGTGTCGGCCGAGGCGACCGATCCGGACCACCCCGCGCACGCCTACTTCGCCCGGCGCTACCGGTATCTGCGCACCGAGCTGACCGGCATCGTGGCCGATCTCCAGCAGGCCGCAGGCGCGGGTGACGCCGCGGACCCGGGCGTGGTGGCCGGTCAGCTGCTGGCGCTGATGGACGGCTTGCAGACGCAGTGGCTGCTGGAGCCGGAGGCCGTACCGATGGAGGCGCTCGTACGGGACTTCCTGGACCGCCTGGAGCTGCTGCCCGCAGACGGCACGGAGGCCACGGACGGAGCGGAGGCCGGAGACGTAGCGGACATGGAGGCCGGAGACGGCGTAAGCGTGGAGGCCGGAGACGGCGCGGAGGCCGGCGGCGTCAGCCGTTGAGGGTCGCGAGGGCCGCATCGGCCGTGCTCCGGTGTCCGGCGGCGTTGGGGTGGAACCCGGCCGCCTCCGCGGTCTCCTCGGGCTCGATCCAGCGCACGCCCTGCGGCTTGCACGCGTCGTGCCCGACCGAGGGCGCGTAGGCGTCGACATAGGTCCCGCCCCGCCCGGCCGCCTGCTGCGCGAGCATCGTGTTGAGCTGCTTCTGCTTGTCCCGGAACCAGGCGAAGTCCCCGTCGGCGAAGGGAACGACCGGTCGGCAGGAGGTGCCGTCGTCGGGGACGATCGCCGGATACCCCACCACCAGGACGCGGGCCTGCGGCGAGCGAGCCTGGATCGCGGCGAGGACGGCGGCCACCTTCGGCGCGGTGGCGCCGATGCGGGCGCCGATCTCGTCGGTGCCGAGCAGGGTGTAGCTCCGCTTGCACGGTGCGCCCAGCGGGGCGAGCTTGCCGAGCAGGACGCAGCGGGTGAGGACTCCGGGGAGGTCGAGGTCGTTGCCGCCGATGCCGAGGGTGACCAGGGTCGTGTCGGGCCGCAGGGCGTCCAGCTGGGGCGGTGCCGATCCCTGCGCGGCGGTCATGTGACGGGTGTCGGCGCCCGCGCAGGTGGCATCGGCGAACGACGCCAGCGGGAGGGCGGCGGCCACCAGGGCCGGGTAGTTGCGCGAGGAGCGGCCGCAGGCGGCGTCCGTCTGCTCGGGGATGCCGGGCCCCGAGCTGAAGGAGTCACCGAGCGCCACGTAGTGGACCGGGGCGTCCTGCGCGGCGCGGTCGGACGTCCGCGCGGCCGGGGCGGCGGTGGCCGGGGCCCCGGCCGTGGCCAGGAGGGCCGTGGCGGCGGTGACGGCCAGGGTGGTGACGGCCGTACGGCGGCGGTGAGCGGCGGGGGCGGGGTGCCTGTCGGCAGGGTGCATGGCCATTCCTCGTCTCTTCGGCGCGGAGGCACCGTCGGAAGGTGGAAGCGGAGGCGGACGCTGGTGCGGGGCGGTGGGCACCGGCTGACGCGGGGTCGGACGAGGGTCGCTCGGAGACCGGACGGACCGGAGAGCGAAAACCGTACGATGAACGGTTTCCAGCCGTCAAGGGTGCGCGCGGCACCGTTCCGTCACTGTCGACACCCCCGGAGACGAGGCGCGGGAGCGGGCGACGCGGACCCTTGACACCCAAAACCGATCAACTTACGGTTTTTGCACGATGGCGGCCTTGCGCCCCTCCCGGAGCCGCCCGAGGCGGGCCCTGACGCCGGCCACCGGCCGCTCCCCCGCCGCCCCAACCCACATCCACTCCCCCACTCGAACCGACAGGTGCGCCGTATGACGACCGACCAGACCGCTTCGGCCCCGGCGGCAGACGCCTCGGCCACGCCTCTGACCCTGGCCGAAAAGGCATCTCTGACCAGCGGCGGCGGGGACTTCGTCACCTCGGCCGTGGACCGGGCCGGCGTTCCGGCCGTCACCCTCTCCGACGGGCCGCACGGACTGCGTCTGCCGAAGGAGGCGGGCGACGGAGGACAGCTCGATCTGCACAGCGCCGCCCCCGCCACCTGCTACCCGCCCGCCGTGGCACTCGGCAGCAGCTGGGACCCGGAGCTCGCCCATCGCGTCGCCGCAGCGCTCGCGGACGAGGCGACCGCGCACGGCGTCCGGGTGCTGCTGGGGCCGGGCATCAACATCAAGCGCTCGCCGCTCTGCGGGCGCAACTTCGAGTACTTCTCCGAGGACCCGCTGCTCACCGCAGAGCTGGGCGGGGCCATGGTGCGCGGGCTCCAGGAGTCCGGTGTGGGCGCGGCACTCAAGCACTACGCGGCCAACAACCAGGAGACCGACCGGATGCGGGTCAGCGCCGACATCGACGAGCGCCCGCTGCGCGAGATCTACCTCCGCGCCTTCGAACGTATCGTCCGCCGCGACCGCCCCTGGTCCGTGATGTCCGCCTACAACGGCGTCAACGGCGTGACCCTCTCGGAGAACACCCGGCTGCTGACCGACATCCTGCGCACCGAGTGGGGCTTCGACGGCATCGTGATGTCCGACTGGGGTACCGTACGCGACCGGGTCGCCGCCCTCCGCGCGGGTCTGGACCTCCAGATGCCCGGCACCCGGGGGCGCACCGACGCCGAGGTCGTGGCCGCCGTGCGGGACGGCTCCCTGGACGAGTCGGTGCTGGACACCGCCGTGGAGCGCCTGGTCCGCTTCGCCCGGCGCGCCACGGCCGGCGACGGGCGCCCCGAGCCGCGGATGTCCGTGGACGACCACCACCGCCTCGCCGGGGAGGCGGCGGAGCGGTGCGTGGTCCTGCTCAAGAACGAGGACGGGCTGCTGCCGCTGAGCCCGGACGCGGGAAGCGTCGCCGTCATCGGTGAGCCGGCCCGCACCCCCCGCTACCAGGGGGCCGGCAGCTCGCAGGTCACCCCCACCCGGCTGGACGTCCCTCTCGACGCCTTGCGCGACCGCGCCGAGGGGGC
This DNA window, taken from Streptomyces griseus subsp. griseus, encodes the following:
- a CDS encoding SGNH/GDSL hydrolase family protein gives rise to the protein MHPADRHPAPAAHRRRTAVTTLAVTAATALLATAGAPATAAPAARTSDRAAQDAPVHYVALGDSFSSGPGIPEQTDAACGRSSRNYPALVAAALPLASFADATCAGADTRHMTAAQGSAPPQLDALRPDTTLVTLGIGGNDLDLPGVLTRCVLLGKLAPLGAPCKRSYTLLGTDEIGARIGATAPKVAAVLAAIQARSPQARVLVVGYPAIVPDDGTSCRPVVPFADGDFAWFRDKQKQLNTMLAQQAAGRGGTYVDAYAPSVGHDACKPQGVRWIEPEETAEAAGFHPNAAGHRSTADAALATLNG
- a CDS encoding ABC transporter substrate-binding protein, whose protein sequence is MSRTTRNAALAGCLAAVLTLAGCADSGPQGSAGAQLNLATLTSPQSLDPSQAVGSALPFFQAVYDTLVKREAGGEFSPMLATEWTYDGTRTALTLTLRDDVKFADGTAFDGAAVKANLERFKKGGGAAAKWLKDLRSVEVTDATHVTLKLAQPDPAMLFYLSDAAGLMANPAAFAKGDALKTTPDGTGPYRLAKAKTTIGTKWVYERNADYWGEELPYKELAISFFDNETAIVNGLRTGQVNAALLQNADQQISIESDPRVKTTEQEFDFQGLLLFDRGGAITPALKDARVRQALNLAVDRKTMLATIRQNRGAATGQVFGPDTAGYDKALDTYYAHDPAKAKSLLKSAGYAKGFTLKLPRMSAIVNDALASSLSTDLKAVGITLKWEELDGSTALRKIFTDRAYPGMVMNMGQAADDWIVVNELVTPGTFNMFGTTDATVGKLLPQIQSGGEKQKEAARQLNRHLVEEGWFVPFYRMTYLHVSDGTVQITPQSGMAVPSIYNYAPAG